GCCGTCGGCCTCAGCTCCCGTCTTGGGACGAACCCCTCCTCCTTCCGTCGTGCGTCGCACCAGGAGGGGAGCGCCACGCCCCATCTCCTCTTCATCGAGTTGCCTCCTGCCCCGAGCTCACTGCACCCCACCGAAGGCCGGCCTCGATCTGATGCGCCCCAACCGATCCCTTAGTCGCAGACTCCGCGAGGAAGGAGGCAGGCAGTGGCGGCGGTGCGCCCGCTCGTGCATGGGGAAGAGGAAGGGGATCCTACGGCCACGGACTCCGCGAGGAAGGCGACAGCGGCGGCGCGCCCGCTCGTGTGTGGGGAAGAGGAAGGGGATCTGGCGTGATGTGTTTGTTTAAAGGGCTTTGGGTTGAATATACTAAACTACATGGATGTTTTTGCAAAAATGAAACGTTACCTTAGATAGCCAGTTAAAAAAGGACTGTGGGTTGATTCTTCAAAACGtaagggacttttctgcaaaaacacTGACGACATACAACCAGAAGCAACAAGGGCTTTATGATTAGGGAAAGACTAGTAGTTGGATGAACGAGCCTCCTGGCTGGTTAGTCTCGAAACTGATGAATGATGCAATTCTTTAGttcaataaagctagccatgatggtctTTTCTAAAAAAGACGAACGCATGCGGTGCATGCGCACGCGCACTCGCGGCGATGGACGGACAGTGGATTATTCTTCCGCGGCGGTGCTGGGCATGCTAAAGGTGAAGGAGGAGGGGTTGACCGCTTTTTCGGCGGCTGACTCCATCGCGGACCCAGCGCCTGCAAGCGTCCCGGCGCCACCGGCGGCTTCCCCCGTGATAGGGATCGCGCCGGCGAGCGGCGCCACCGCGACGGTGGCGGCCAGCAGCAGGATCGCGAGGGCCAGCGCGCGAGACATGTCGATTGACTTGGAGTTTGGACGGAACGCACGTAGCAGATAGGGGAGGATGGTGGAGCGCGTAGCGCCAGCAGACGAGTTTTATACTGTACGCAGCCAGCCGATGCATGCGAGGGATGGAACGCCTAGCTTAACTGGTGGTCGCACAATAGGTCAGGAGGCTGTCTCCTTTATTTGTTCGGTGATCATGCCATGCATTCATGGATGCTCCCGTAATAAAAAAAAGGAAATTAAGTGATATTCTCTTTTATTAGTCTGCATATtaaatttgtctgaagtcaaactttataaaatttaAACAACTTTTGTGAAAAAGTATCAACACGAAATCAATATtcttagatgcatcatgaaattttcatactccctccatcacaTAATATAATAGTGTCAGAAACGCTTTTATATTATAGGATGAAGGGAGTATCATATAATTTTAGTATtgagatgttgatatttttttatgTAGATTTGATCAAACTTTGCTTCTTATAAGGGCCGTGCATTGTGTTTTCCTGGAGGAAAGCGGAGCTCTAGGGTTAGCTTCGtttgaaaaaagaagaaaaaacttatGTGTGTTTAGGGCACATCTCGTCATAGTTATTACACATCTAAGTGATTTAAGcaagcataaaaagaaaaatagaaaagaaaataccCACGCAAATCTTCGTGTACAATCAATGATATAGCAAAATTAATGATATAGCAATACTTATGGCACTTTTTTTTTGCCAAACAATACTTATGGAGCAAAACTGAACGTATATATACGCATCTCTGGAATACACAGGGTTTGGAATCATTCAGTGTTCGCAAATGCCATATTTATAGAAGTTTACTCGTAGCTGTGGAACGATTGTGACATTTTTGGTGCCAGGAAAAAGAACAAGAAACGGGATTGCAGTCAGCTAGTAGCATCAGCATATGCTCAACTAACAATGGAGTGATGTTCATCTGAAACCTATAGGCGGCTGGAGCCACAAAGGTGCGAGACCATCAAAGAGTAAAACAGTTGCTGCAACACACGCACTTTGAAAGAAAGAAACAAGAAAACATACTTGTGGACACACACAAACACATATTATATTTCCTTGACACAGGTTGTTTCTTCAATTACAGACCTTAATTAGTACCACCAAATCGCCAAACCGGTACATGTTTCATTCCATCTCCTTAACGGCAATCAGGCAGATCGCGAGGAACACGGTTTCACATAAAACTGGGAAAAGATCTGCAGGCAGCAGACGCCGAATCTACATTTCGAATCCCATGGGAGTGACATAGATCGCTGCTGTTGGAACTGGAGATGGGCCAGCAAACACCCCGCTAGAAGAATGTCCCTTCTGGAGGCTGCACTAGCTTGCGGTTCTGCGTCgccgccatatctttcttcagctGGGTCAAGACATGTTCCATAGTGTACTCTCGCTGCCAGTTCGCTAGCACACTGAACTTCTTCGGGTCAACCTGCATCACCACGGCAACCAATGAATCTATGCCACACGTCAACAAAGCGTATCTTCTATGCATGGATTGAcatggagggagagagagagagagagagagagagagagagtaccgcCCCAGTCTCGTGATTAACACAAGCCATGTTGATTCTTGAATGGAATCTAACAGATGGTGCCTTCTCGGGGTAGTCCTTGTCACAGAACAGCTTCAGCTGGTAGATGCGACCCTCATGGACAGT
This window of the Triticum aestivum cultivar Chinese Spring chromosome 5D, IWGSC CS RefSeq v2.1, whole genome shotgun sequence genome carries:
- the LOC123121108 gene encoding ubiquitin-conjugating enzyme E2 variant 1C, whose translation is MTLGSSGAGSSVVVPRNFRLLEELERGEKGIGDGTVSYGMDDADDIYMRSWTGTIIGPHNTVHEGRIYQLKLFCDKDYPEKAPSVRFHSRINMACVNHETGAVDPKKFSVLANWQREYTMEHVLTQLKKDMAATQNRKLVQPPEGTFF